The following are from one region of the Phormidium sp. PBR-2020 genome:
- the dapA gene encoding 4-hydroxy-tetrahydrodipicolinate synthase, translating to MIDFGRVVTAMIVPFHPDGAVNYELVEKLAVHLVSQGTDTLLVCGTTGESPTLTWDEEYELFQVVQTAVRNSGAKVMAGTGSNSTHEAIQATQKASALGLDASLQVVPYYNKPPQAGLYGHFRAIAEACPEFPLMLYNIPGRTGVNLEAETVARLAELPNVVAIKEASGSLERASEIRRLTNPDFAIYSGDDSLTLPLLSVGGKGVVSVASHLVGDRLQEMIQAFEAGRNADATAIHLQLMPLFKALFLTTNPIPLKSALKQLGWQVGGTRSPLCDAPESVVQSIQTVLKQLNLLH from the coding sequence GTGATCGATTTTGGACGAGTTGTCACAGCCATGATTGTGCCATTTCACCCGGATGGCGCGGTCAACTATGAGTTAGTAGAAAAGTTAGCGGTTCACTTGGTGAGCCAAGGCACAGATACCCTCCTAGTCTGTGGAACCACGGGAGAGTCCCCCACCCTCACCTGGGATGAAGAATATGAACTCTTCCAGGTCGTTCAAACGGCGGTCCGCAACAGCGGTGCTAAAGTAATGGCAGGGACGGGGTCGAACTCAACCCATGAGGCCATCCAAGCCACCCAAAAAGCTTCTGCTCTGGGCTTAGATGCCTCCTTACAGGTGGTTCCCTATTACAATAAGCCCCCTCAAGCAGGACTCTATGGCCACTTCCGTGCCATTGCTGAGGCCTGTCCTGAGTTTCCGCTGATGCTGTACAACATCCCCGGACGCACGGGGGTTAACTTGGAAGCGGAAACGGTGGCCCGCTTGGCGGAACTGCCGAATGTGGTGGCCATCAAGGAAGCCAGTGGCAGCCTGGAGCGAGCCAGCGAAATTCGCCGTCTCACGAATCCGGACTTTGCAATCTATTCTGGGGATGATTCCTTAACCTTGCCTCTGTTGTCCGTTGGGGGCAAAGGGGTGGTGAGTGTAGCCAGTCATTTGGTGGGCGATCGCCTGCAAGAGATGATTCAAGCCTTTGAAGCGGGACGGAACGCCGACGCCACTGCCATTCATTTGCAGTTGATGCCTTTGTTTAAGGCCCTGTTTTTGACCACCAATCCTATCCCACTCAAATCGGCCCTGAAGCAGTTAGGTTGGCAGGTTGGGGGGACGCGATCGCCCCTCTGCGACGCACCGGAGTCTGTGGTTCAGTCGATTCAAACTGTTCTCAAACAACTCAATCTTTTACATTAG
- a CDS encoding aspartate-semialdehyde dehydrogenase, producing MPKSYRVAILGATGAVGTELIELLERRNFPLSQLKLLASPRSAGKTVSFHGESLTVEAVADGCFKDVDLVLASAGGSTSKQWLPQAVDAGAVAIDNSSAYRMDSQVPLVVPEVNPEAALQHQGIIANPNCTTILMAVAIYPLHQVQPIRRIVVSTYQSASGAGARAMEELKTQAQAILNGEEPTPSVLPYPLAFNLFPHNSPISEGGYCQEEMKMVNETRKIFNEPELAITATCVRVPVLRAHSEAINLEFDQPFSRERACEILNSAPGVVLRENWQSNYFPMPMDASGQDDVLVGRIRQDLSHPCGLELWLSGDQIRKGAALNAVQIAELLSREAGDSSSASLSSSRVQQ from the coding sequence TTGCCCAAGTCTTATCGAGTTGCTATTCTCGGTGCCACTGGCGCAGTGGGTACTGAGTTAATTGAATTGCTAGAGCGCCGCAACTTTCCCCTATCCCAGCTTAAGCTGCTGGCCTCTCCCCGCTCAGCGGGGAAAACAGTTTCCTTTCACGGTGAGTCTCTGACCGTGGAAGCGGTCGCTGATGGCTGCTTTAAGGATGTTGATTTGGTGTTAGCCTCCGCTGGAGGCTCCACCTCCAAGCAATGGCTTCCCCAAGCCGTGGACGCCGGTGCTGTGGCGATCGACAACTCCAGTGCCTACCGCATGGACTCCCAAGTGCCGCTTGTGGTTCCGGAAGTCAACCCAGAGGCGGCTCTCCAACATCAGGGCATCATCGCCAACCCCAACTGCACCACTATCCTGATGGCGGTTGCCATTTACCCCTTGCATCAGGTGCAGCCCATTCGCCGCATTGTGGTGTCAACCTATCAGTCCGCCAGTGGAGCCGGGGCCCGGGCCATGGAGGAGCTGAAAACCCAAGCTCAAGCCATTCTCAACGGCGAAGAACCCACCCCCTCGGTGTTGCCCTATCCCTTGGCCTTTAACCTCTTCCCCCATAATTCTCCCATTTCCGAAGGGGGCTATTGCCAAGAGGAGATGAAAATGGTCAACGAGACTCGTAAGATTTTTAACGAGCCGGAACTGGCCATTACGGCAACTTGCGTACGGGTTCCCGTACTGCGGGCCCATTCCGAGGCGATTAACCTAGAGTTTGACCAGCCCTTCTCTCGGGAGCGGGCCTGTGAGATTTTAAATAGCGCCCCTGGGGTGGTACTGCGGGAAAACTGGCAGAGTAACTACTTCCCCATGCCCATGGATGCCTCGGGCCAGGATGACGTGCTGGTGGGCCGTATCCGTCAGGATCTCTCTCATCCCTGTGGCTTGGAACTGTGGCTGAGTGGAGACCAAATCCGTAAAGGGGCTGCCCTTAACGCTGTGCAGATTGCCGAGTTACTGAGCCGTGAGGCGGGTGATTCCTCCTCTGCCTCGTTGTCGTCTAGCCGCGTACAGCAGTGA
- the tig gene encoding trigger factor: MKVTQEKLPASQINLEIEIPSEISQKTYDRTLQKFTQAANIPGFRKGKVPKPILVKRLGSERIKAAALEESIEDSLKQAIDQENLDVLGNYTLRTPIEELLQQFTPGHPLTFSIAVDVPPEGNVSDYEGLEITAEEVVYDPAQVDAFFEEQRLEQANLIPVEERAAQLGDVLTVDYEGKLLPEDGEGEPEPFPGGSAEDTQVELNEGRFIEGFVENIVGMNTDETKSFEVKFPEDYPNEELAGQGAIFTVTVKDIKTRELPELDDDFAQTISDFDTMAELRESIENRFKEEAEQKTKSNIDAALLKRVETCIEVEFPETLIKQEVDYMLTQTAMQLQQYGMDIRSLYNEENMAQMRERSRPEAIAQLKQDLALEKIAELQDIAPSEAEKEERAAEIREQLSDREIDEERLQGFVEKDLLSKKALDWLRERAKIELVPEGSLSTEDEAAEETADHDTDESQDS; encoded by the coding sequence ATGAAAGTAACCCAGGAAAAGCTTCCCGCATCCCAAATTAATCTGGAAATTGAAATTCCTTCGGAGATTTCCCAGAAAACCTACGATCGCACGTTGCAAAAGTTCACACAAGCGGCGAACATTCCGGGATTCCGCAAAGGTAAAGTTCCCAAACCGATTCTCGTCAAGCGTCTCGGCAGTGAGCGCATCAAAGCTGCCGCCCTCGAAGAAAGCATCGAAGATAGCCTCAAGCAGGCCATTGACCAAGAAAACCTGGATGTTCTTGGCAACTACACCCTGCGAACTCCCATCGAAGAGTTACTCCAACAGTTCACCCCGGGTCATCCTCTAACCTTCTCCATTGCCGTTGACGTTCCCCCTGAAGGCAACGTCAGCGATTACGAAGGACTCGAGATCACCGCCGAGGAAGTGGTCTACGACCCCGCACAAGTGGATGCCTTCTTTGAAGAACAACGCCTCGAACAGGCCAACTTAATTCCCGTCGAAGAGCGCGCCGCTCAACTCGGGGATGTTCTCACCGTTGACTATGAAGGAAAACTCCTTCCCGAAGATGGCGAAGGAGAACCCGAACCCTTCCCCGGTGGCAGTGCTGAAGACACCCAAGTTGAACTCAACGAAGGACGCTTCATTGAAGGATTCGTCGAAAACATTGTCGGCATGAACACCGATGAAACCAAATCCTTCGAGGTCAAATTCCCCGAGGACTATCCCAACGAAGAACTCGCCGGCCAAGGGGCCATCTTCACCGTCACCGTCAAAGACATCAAAACGCGGGAACTGCCCGAACTCGATGATGACTTTGCTCAAACCATCAGTGACTTCGACACGATGGCAGAACTGCGCGAGTCCATCGAAAACCGCTTCAAAGAAGAAGCCGAACAGAAAACCAAGAGCAACATCGACGCCGCGCTGCTGAAGAGGGTGGAAACCTGTATTGAGGTGGAATTTCCCGAAACCCTCATTAAACAGGAAGTGGATTACATGCTGACCCAGACGGCGATGCAGTTGCAACAGTACGGCATGGACATCCGCAGTCTCTATAATGAAGAGAACATGGCCCAGATGCGAGAACGCTCTCGTCCTGAGGCGATCGCCCAACTCAAACAAGACCTAGCCCTGGAAAAAATTGCCGAACTCCAGGATATCGCTCCGAGTGAGGCGGAGAAAGAAGAGCGGGCCGCCGAGATTCGTGAGCAACTGAGCGATCGCGAGATCGACGAGGAACGCTTGCAGGGATTTGTCGAAAAAGATCTCCTTTCTAAGAAAGCCCTCGACTGGCTGCGAGAACGCGCTAAGATCGAGTTAGTTCCCGAAGGCAGTTTATCCACCGAGGATGAGGCTGCTGAGGAAACAGCGGACCATGACACCGATGAATCCCAAGACTCCTAA
- the clpP gene encoding ATP-dependent Clp endopeptidase proteolytic subunit ClpP, which translates to MNLSHPQIYSSAQGTIPMVVEQSGMGDRAFDIYSRLLRERIIFLGTPVDDAVADSIVAQLLYLDADDPEKDIQLYINSPGGSVTAGMAIYDTMQQVRPDVVTICFGLAASMGAFLLASGAAGKRMSLLNSRIMIHQPLGGAQGQAVDIEIQAKEILYHKSTLNRLLAQHTGKPIERIEADTERDFFMSAEEAREYGLVDTVITQAPVALAASN; encoded by the coding sequence ATGAACCTGTCCCACCCCCAAATCTATTCCAGCGCCCAGGGAACAATCCCCATGGTGGTAGAACAGTCCGGGATGGGCGATCGCGCCTTTGATATCTACTCCCGTCTGTTGCGAGAACGGATTATTTTCCTCGGAACCCCCGTCGATGATGCCGTGGCCGACTCCATCGTCGCCCAACTGCTCTATCTCGACGCCGATGATCCCGAAAAAGACATCCAACTCTATATCAACTCCCCAGGCGGCTCCGTCACAGCGGGAATGGCCATCTATGACACCATGCAACAGGTTCGCCCTGATGTGGTGACCATCTGTTTTGGCTTGGCCGCCAGTATGGGAGCGTTTCTGCTCGCATCGGGGGCCGCCGGCAAACGAATGTCCTTGCTCAACTCCCGGATTATGATCCACCAACCCCTCGGGGGGGCCCAAGGGCAAGCGGTGGATATCGAGATTCAGGCGAAGGAAATTCTCTATCATAAGAGTACCCTTAACCGCCTACTGGCCCAACATACCGGCAAACCCATTGAGCGCATCGAAGCGGATACGGAACGGGACTTCTTCATGTCCGCAGAAGAAGCTCGGGAGTACGGGTTAGTTGATACGGTTATCACTCAAGCCCCCGTTGCTCTAGCTGCATCCAACTAA